The following are encoded together in the Mycteria americana isolate JAX WOST 10 ecotype Jacksonville Zoo and Gardens unplaced genomic scaffold, USCA_MyAme_1.0 Scaffold_91, whole genome shotgun sequence genome:
- the LOC142404211 gene encoding integrin alpha-M-like isoform X3, which yields MVFRGVGGSFGHSVAQFDGGVLVGAPLEPGGAGETGRVYRCRFDTGSCQDVLIAAHPEVTSMSLGLSLAAHGSQLLACGPTARRACGVNMELRGLCFLLSGRNTLPPALPGCPMKASDIVFLVDGSGSIMAPDFERMKTFITQVMSRFESTDTRFALMQFSSTSTLHFDFATFARLSLAERVKEVLRIRQSRGTTCTASAIQTVVRQLFTTRHGARGDAHRILIVVTDGEKYGDNLDYGDVIPEAVHAGIIRYAIGVGSAFTEPKAVEELHTIASKPSKDHVFRVDNFDALQGIQNQLQEKIFAIEGTQSADSSSFQLEMAQEGFSALLTPEGPVLGAVGAYDWSGGVFVYGRSGETTFVNVSRAARDMNDAYLGYAAESLSLEGSRALALGAPRYRHVGRLLLFRLRGPRAAWELLADATGTQVGSYFGASLCALDADGDGSAEVVLVGAPMFYGAGSGGRVAVCTLRPKGGRLPCQQALQGQPGHPLGRFGASLARLGDVDGDRWPDVAVGAPLEDEERGAVYIFRGKRGGVASQYSQRISGARFSSGPRYFGQAISGGQDLTGDRLPDVAVGAQGQVLLLRSQPLLKVRVTVAFQPREIPAAAFDCQEEEALKGEVAKAKICFLSTKKTPDNFGGQLSTTLRYQAALDPGRAMVRAVFAGSAAVRNGTLQLGVGQRCETFAIAFTGCPRDTLAPLVLRLTYDAAGDPIAVAGGLRPALSEDSEMVAVGTLPFEKNCGADNICVDDLQVSFNFSGLETVVVGVTDVVDITVTLRNRGEDSYGATVQLHHAEALSYRKAVVLQSSRRSPSLRCNSEPAAGPRRRTLCLVNHPIFRPGTEVVFTVTLDVPNGAELGGALEVVANASSDNGMSGGREQRAEIPVKYGVFLVLTSAPDSTKYVNVSTRAGAPASAPVAHRYEVKILGQRGLPVNVTFLVPTALGGTPLWEKVEVTPDQGCPGAACRELQCRVRELEPPRALGFSLGGSLALGWVATSQQPKVVVQSSARVVYDVGRYWNTGGGAQLQVQTEVERLETPNPLPLILGGTVGGLVLLALLALVLYKVGFFKRRYKELMEGDGSPTAPLGDPQG from the exons ATGGTTTTTCGGGGCGTGGGGGGCTCCTTCGGGCACAGCGTGGCCCAGTTCGATGGCGG GGTGCTGGTGGGGGCTCCCCTGGAGCCGGGAGGGGCAGGTGAGACGGGACGGGTCTATCGGTGCCGGTTCGACACCGGGAGCTGCCAGGACGTCCTCATCGCTG CCCACCCAGAGGTAACCTCCATGTCTCTGGGCCTGTCCCTGGCGGCTCACGGATCCCAGCTCCTG GCATGCGGCCCCACGGCGCGGAGGGCCTGTGGGGTGAACATGGAGCTGCGGgggctctgcttcctcctgtctGGAAGGAAcaccctgcctcctgccctgccag GTTGCCCCATGAAGGCCTCTGACATTGTCTTCCTCGTGGACGGTTCAGGCAGCATCATGGCTCCCGACTTCGAGAGGATGAAGACTTTCATCACCCAGGTTATGAGCCGGTTTGAGAGCACTGACACCCGT TTTGCCCTCATGCAGTTCTCCAGTACGTCCACCCTCCATTTTGACTTCGCCACCTTTGCCCGGTTGTCCCTGGCGGAGCGGGTGAAGGAGGTCCTCCGcatcaggcagagcagagggaccaCCTGCACGGCCAGTGCTATCCAAACCGTGGT GAGGCAACTGTTCACCACGAGGCATGGAGCCCGGGGAGATGCTCACAGAATCCTCATTGTGGTGACGGATGGGGAGAAGTATGGGGACAACCTGGACTATGGAGACGTCATTCCTGAAGCGGTGCATGCGGGGATCATCCGCTATGCCATCGGG GTGGGCAGTGCCTTCACGGAGCCAAAAGCCGTCGAAGAGCTCCACACCATCGCCTCCAAACCCAGCAAGGACCACGTCTTCCGGGTGGACAACTTTGACGCCCTGCAGGGCATCCAGAACCAGCTGCAGGAGAAGATCTTCGCCATCGAGG gcaCCCAGTCTGCAGACAGCAGCTCCTTCCAGCTGGAGATGGCCCAGGAGGGCTTCAGCGCCCTGCTCACCCCC GAGGGGCCCGTGCTGGGAGCGGTGGGCGCCTACGACTGGTCTGGAGGGGTCTTTGTCTACGGCAGGAGCGGGGAGACCACCTTCGTCAACGTGTCCCGGGCTGCCAGGGACATGAACGACGCCTACTTGG GCTACGCGGCCGAGTCCCTGTCCCTGGagggcagccgggcactggcgcTGGGGGCCCCCCGCTACCGCCACGtcggccgcctcctcctcttccgCCTCCGCGGCCCCCGGGCTGCCTGGGAGCTCCTGGCCGATGCCACGGGGACGCAG GTGGGCTCCTACTTCGGGGCGTCCCTGTGCGCCCTGGACGCCGACGGGGACGGCTCGGCCGAGGTGGTGCTGGTGGGGGCCCCCATGTTCtacggggctggcagcgggggccgcgTGGCCGTCTGCACCCTGAGGCCGAAG GGCGGCCGGCTGCCGTGCCAGCAGGCGCTGCAGGGACAGCCCGGCCACCCCTTGGGCCGCTTTGGGGCCAGCCTGGCTCGCCTGGGCGACGTGGATGGGGACCGGTGGCCCGACGTGGCCGTGGGGGCCCCGCTGGAGGACGAGGAGCGGGGGGCCGTCTACATCTTCCGCGGAAAGCGGGGCGGCGTTGCCTCCCAGTACAGCCAG CGCATCTCGGGTGCCCGGTTCTCCAGCGGGCCACGCTATTTCGGCCAGGCCATCAGCGGTGGCCAGGACCTGACGGGGGACAGGCTGCCGGACGTGGCCGTGGGCGCCCAGGGACAGGTCCTGCTGCTCAG GTCCCAGCCGCTGCTGAAGGTCCGCGTGACGGTGGCTTTCCAGCCCCGGGAGATCCCTGCGGCCGCCTTTGACTGTCAGGAGGAGGAAGCGCTCAAGGGGGAAGTGGCCAAGGCCAAGATCTGCTTCCTCAGCACCAAGAAAACCCCCGATAACTTCG GCGGACAACTTTCCACCACCCTCCGCTACCAGGCGGCCCTGGACCCCGGCCGGGCAATGGTGCGGGCTGTCTTTGCCGGCAGCGCCGCCGTCCGCAACGGGACCCTCCAGCTGGGCGTGGGGCAGAGGTGCGAGACCTTCGCCATCGCCTTCACG GGGTGCCCACGGGACACGCTGGCCCCCCTGGTGCTGCGCCTCACCTACGATGCCGCGGGGGACCCCATCGCGGTGGCCGGGGGCCTGCGGCCAGCCTTGAGCGAGGACTCGGAGATGGTGGCCGTGGGCACG CTGCCCTTCGAGAAGAACTGCGGCGCCGACAACATCTGCGTCGACGACCTCCAGGTCTCCTTCAACTTCTCGGG GCTGGAAACCGTCGTGGTGGGGGTGACCGACGTGGTGGACATCACCGTCACCCTCCGCAACCGCGGGGAGGACTCGTACGGGGCCACCGTCCAGCTGCATCACGCCGAGGCCCTCTCCTACCGCAAGGCCGTGGTGCTCCAG TCCTCCAGGAGGTCCCCGTCCCTGCGCTGCAACTcggagccggcagcggggccgcggcgcagGACCCTCTGCCTCGTCAACCACCCCATCTTCCGCCCCGGCACCGAG GTGGTGTTCACCGTCACCCTGGACGTACCGAACGGCGCGGAGCTGGGGGGCGCGTTGGAGGTGGTGGCCAACGCCAGCAG CGACAACGGGATGTCGGGCGGCCGGGAGCAGCGCGCCGAGATCCCGGTGAAGTACGGCGTCTTCCTCGTCCTCACCAG CGCCCCGGACTCCACCAAGTACGTCAACGTCTCGACCCGCGCAGGGGCCCCCGCCAGCGCCCCCGTCGCCCACCGCTACGAG gTGAAGATCTTGGGCCAGCGGGGCCTCCCCGTCAACGTCACCTTCCTGGTCCCCACGGCCCTGGGGGGGACCCCGCTGTGGGAGAAGGTGGAGGTGACCCCCGACCAG ggctgccccggggccgcctgccgGGAGCTGCAGTGCCGCGTCCGGGAGCTGGAGCCGCCCCGGGCCCTGGGCTTCAGCCTCGGGGGGAGCCTGGCCCTGGGCTGGGTGGCAACG agccagcagcccaAGGTGGTGGTGCAGAGCTCGGCCCGGGTCGTCTACGATGTGGGGCGCTACTggaacacgggggggggggcccagctcCAG GTGCAGACGGAGGTGGAGCGCCTGGAGACCCCCAACCCGCTGCCCCTCATCCTGGGGGGCACCGTGGGGGGGCtcgtgctgctggccctgctggctCTGGTGCTCTACAAG gtggGCTTCTTCAAGCGCCGCTACAAGGAGCTGATGGAGGGCGACGGGAGCCCCACGGCCCCCCTGGGCGACCCCCAGGGCTGA
- the LOC142404211 gene encoding integrin alpha-M-like isoform X2, which yields MVFRGVGGSFGHSVAQFDGGVLVGAPLEPGGAGETGRVYRCRFDTGSCQDVLIAAHPEVTSMSLGLSLAAHGSQLLACGPTARRACGVNMELRGLCFLLSGRNTLPPALPGCPMKASDIVFLVDGSGSIMAPDFERMKTFITQVMSRFESTDTRFALMQFSSTSTLHFDFATFARLSLAERVKEVLRIRQSRGTTCTASAIQTVVRQLFTTRHGARGDAHRILIVVTDGEKYGDNLDYGDVIPEAVHAGIIRYAIGVGSAFTEPKAVEELHTIASKPSKDHVFRVDNFDALQGIQNQLQEKIFAIEGTQSADSSSFQLEMAQEGFSALLTPEGPVLGAVGAYDWSGGVFVYGRSGETTFVNVSRAARDMNDAYLGYAAESLSLEGSRALALGAPRYRHVGRLLLFRLRGPRAAWELLADATGTQVGSYFGASLCALDADGDGSAEVVLVGAPMFYGAGSGGRVAVCTLRPKGGRLPCQQALQGQPGHPLGRFGASLARLGDVDGDRWPDVAVGAPLEDEERGAVYIFRGKRGGVASQYSQRISGARFSSGPRYFGQAISGGQDLTGDRLPDVAVGAQGQVLLLRSQPLLKVRVTVAFQPREIPAAAFDCQEEEALKGEVAKAKICFLSTKKTPDNFGGQLSTTLRYQAALDPGRAMVRAVFAGSAAVRNGTLQLGVGQRCETFAIAFTGCPRDTLAPLVLRLTYDAAGDPIAVAGGLRPALSEDSEMVAVGTLPFEKNCGADNICVDDLQVSFNFSGLETVVVGVTDVVDITVTLRNRGEDSYGATVQLHHAEALSYRKAVVLQSSRRSPSLRCNSEPAAGPRRRTLCLVNHPIFRPGTEVVFTVTLDVPNGAELGGALEVVANASSDNGMSGGREQRAEIPVKYGVFLVLTSAPDSTKYVNVSTRAGAPASAPVAHRYEVKILGQRGLPVNVTFLVPTALGGTPLWEKVEVTPDQELAQCRAVAERPEDPDAGRRLRDHALLGCPGAACRELQCRVRELEPPRALGFSLGGSLALGWVATSQQPKVVVQSSARVVYDVGRYWNTGGGAQLQVQTEVERLETPNPLPLILGGTVGGLVLLALLALVLYKVGFFKRRYKELMEGDGSPTAPLGDPQG from the exons ATGGTTTTTCGGGGCGTGGGGGGCTCCTTCGGGCACAGCGTGGCCCAGTTCGATGGCGG GGTGCTGGTGGGGGCTCCCCTGGAGCCGGGAGGGGCAGGTGAGACGGGACGGGTCTATCGGTGCCGGTTCGACACCGGGAGCTGCCAGGACGTCCTCATCGCTG CCCACCCAGAGGTAACCTCCATGTCTCTGGGCCTGTCCCTGGCGGCTCACGGATCCCAGCTCCTG GCATGCGGCCCCACGGCGCGGAGGGCCTGTGGGGTGAACATGGAGCTGCGGgggctctgcttcctcctgtctGGAAGGAAcaccctgcctcctgccctgccag GTTGCCCCATGAAGGCCTCTGACATTGTCTTCCTCGTGGACGGTTCAGGCAGCATCATGGCTCCCGACTTCGAGAGGATGAAGACTTTCATCACCCAGGTTATGAGCCGGTTTGAGAGCACTGACACCCGT TTTGCCCTCATGCAGTTCTCCAGTACGTCCACCCTCCATTTTGACTTCGCCACCTTTGCCCGGTTGTCCCTGGCGGAGCGGGTGAAGGAGGTCCTCCGcatcaggcagagcagagggaccaCCTGCACGGCCAGTGCTATCCAAACCGTGGT GAGGCAACTGTTCACCACGAGGCATGGAGCCCGGGGAGATGCTCACAGAATCCTCATTGTGGTGACGGATGGGGAGAAGTATGGGGACAACCTGGACTATGGAGACGTCATTCCTGAAGCGGTGCATGCGGGGATCATCCGCTATGCCATCGGG GTGGGCAGTGCCTTCACGGAGCCAAAAGCCGTCGAAGAGCTCCACACCATCGCCTCCAAACCCAGCAAGGACCACGTCTTCCGGGTGGACAACTTTGACGCCCTGCAGGGCATCCAGAACCAGCTGCAGGAGAAGATCTTCGCCATCGAGG gcaCCCAGTCTGCAGACAGCAGCTCCTTCCAGCTGGAGATGGCCCAGGAGGGCTTCAGCGCCCTGCTCACCCCC GAGGGGCCCGTGCTGGGAGCGGTGGGCGCCTACGACTGGTCTGGAGGGGTCTTTGTCTACGGCAGGAGCGGGGAGACCACCTTCGTCAACGTGTCCCGGGCTGCCAGGGACATGAACGACGCCTACTTGG GCTACGCGGCCGAGTCCCTGTCCCTGGagggcagccgggcactggcgcTGGGGGCCCCCCGCTACCGCCACGtcggccgcctcctcctcttccgCCTCCGCGGCCCCCGGGCTGCCTGGGAGCTCCTGGCCGATGCCACGGGGACGCAG GTGGGCTCCTACTTCGGGGCGTCCCTGTGCGCCCTGGACGCCGACGGGGACGGCTCGGCCGAGGTGGTGCTGGTGGGGGCCCCCATGTTCtacggggctggcagcgggggccgcgTGGCCGTCTGCACCCTGAGGCCGAAG GGCGGCCGGCTGCCGTGCCAGCAGGCGCTGCAGGGACAGCCCGGCCACCCCTTGGGCCGCTTTGGGGCCAGCCTGGCTCGCCTGGGCGACGTGGATGGGGACCGGTGGCCCGACGTGGCCGTGGGGGCCCCGCTGGAGGACGAGGAGCGGGGGGCCGTCTACATCTTCCGCGGAAAGCGGGGCGGCGTTGCCTCCCAGTACAGCCAG CGCATCTCGGGTGCCCGGTTCTCCAGCGGGCCACGCTATTTCGGCCAGGCCATCAGCGGTGGCCAGGACCTGACGGGGGACAGGCTGCCGGACGTGGCCGTGGGCGCCCAGGGACAGGTCCTGCTGCTCAG GTCCCAGCCGCTGCTGAAGGTCCGCGTGACGGTGGCTTTCCAGCCCCGGGAGATCCCTGCGGCCGCCTTTGACTGTCAGGAGGAGGAAGCGCTCAAGGGGGAAGTGGCCAAGGCCAAGATCTGCTTCCTCAGCACCAAGAAAACCCCCGATAACTTCG GCGGACAACTTTCCACCACCCTCCGCTACCAGGCGGCCCTGGACCCCGGCCGGGCAATGGTGCGGGCTGTCTTTGCCGGCAGCGCCGCCGTCCGCAACGGGACCCTCCAGCTGGGCGTGGGGCAGAGGTGCGAGACCTTCGCCATCGCCTTCACG GGGTGCCCACGGGACACGCTGGCCCCCCTGGTGCTGCGCCTCACCTACGATGCCGCGGGGGACCCCATCGCGGTGGCCGGGGGCCTGCGGCCAGCCTTGAGCGAGGACTCGGAGATGGTGGCCGTGGGCACG CTGCCCTTCGAGAAGAACTGCGGCGCCGACAACATCTGCGTCGACGACCTCCAGGTCTCCTTCAACTTCTCGGG GCTGGAAACCGTCGTGGTGGGGGTGACCGACGTGGTGGACATCACCGTCACCCTCCGCAACCGCGGGGAGGACTCGTACGGGGCCACCGTCCAGCTGCATCACGCCGAGGCCCTCTCCTACCGCAAGGCCGTGGTGCTCCAG TCCTCCAGGAGGTCCCCGTCCCTGCGCTGCAACTcggagccggcagcggggccgcggcgcagGACCCTCTGCCTCGTCAACCACCCCATCTTCCGCCCCGGCACCGAG GTGGTGTTCACCGTCACCCTGGACGTACCGAACGGCGCGGAGCTGGGGGGCGCGTTGGAGGTGGTGGCCAACGCCAGCAG CGACAACGGGATGTCGGGCGGCCGGGAGCAGCGCGCCGAGATCCCGGTGAAGTACGGCGTCTTCCTCGTCCTCACCAG CGCCCCGGACTCCACCAAGTACGTCAACGTCTCGACCCGCGCAGGGGCCCCCGCCAGCGCCCCCGTCGCCCACCGCTACGAG gTGAAGATCTTGGGCCAGCGGGGCCTCCCCGTCAACGTCACCTTCCTGGTCCCCACGGCCCTGGGGGGGACCCCGCTGTGGGAGAAGGTGGAGGTGACCCCCGACCAG GAGCTGGCGCAGTGCCGGGCGGTGGCCGAGCGCCCGGAGGACCCCGACGCCGGCCGGCGGCTGCGCGACCACGCTCTGCTG ggctgccccggggccgcctgccgGGAGCTGCAGTGCCGCGTCCGGGAGCTGGAGCCGCCCCGGGCCCTGGGCTTCAGCCTCGGGGGGAGCCTGGCCCTGGGCTGGGTGGCAACG agccagcagcccaAGGTGGTGGTGCAGAGCTCGGCCCGGGTCGTCTACGATGTGGGGCGCTACTggaacacgggggggggggcccagctcCAG GTGCAGACGGAGGTGGAGCGCCTGGAGACCCCCAACCCGCTGCCCCTCATCCTGGGGGGCACCGTGGGGGGGCtcgtgctgctggccctgctggctCTGGTGCTCTACAAG gtggGCTTCTTCAAGCGCCGCTACAAGGAGCTGATGGAGGGCGACGGGAGCCCCACGGCCCCCCTGGGCGACCCCCAGGGCTGA
- the LOC142404211 gene encoding integrin alpha-M-like isoform X1, whose product MVFRGVGGSFGHSVAQFDGGVLVGAPLEPGGAGETGRVYRCRFDTGSCQDVLIAAHPEVTSMSLGLSLAAHGSQLLACGPTARRACGVNMELRGLCFLLSGRNTLPPALPGCPMKASDIVFLVDGSGSIMAPDFERMKTFITQVMSRFESTDTRFALMQFSSTSTLHFDFATFARLSLAERVKEVLRIRQSRGTTCTASAIQTVVRQLFTTRHGARGDAHRILIVVTDGEKYGDNLDYGDVIPEAVHAGIIRYAIGVGSAFTEPKAVEELHTIASKPSKDHVFRVDNFDALQGIQNQLQEKIFAIEGTQSADSSSFQLEMAQEGFSALLTPEGPVLGAVGAYDWSGGVFVYGRSGETTFVNVSRAARDMNDAYLGYAAESLSLEGSRALALGAPRYRHVGRLLLFRLRGPRAAWELLADATGTQVGSYFGASLCALDADGDGSAEVVLVGAPMFYGAGSGGRVAVCTLRPKGGRLPCQQALQGQPGHPLGRFGASLARLGDVDGDRWPDVAVGAPLEDEERGAVYIFRGKRGGVASQYSQRISGARFSSGPRYFGQAISGGQDLTGDRLPDVAVGAQGQVLLLRSQPLLKVRVTVAFQPREIPAAAFDCQEEEALKGEVAKAKICFLSTKKTPDNFGGQLSTTLRYQAALDPGRAMVRAVFAGSAAVRNGTLQLGVGQRCETFAIAFTGCPRDTLAPLVLRLTYDAAGDPIAVAGGLRPALSEDSEMVAVGTLPFEKNCGADNICVDDLQVSFNFSGLETVVVGVTDVVDITVTLRNRGEDSYGATVQLHHAEALSYRKAVVLQSSRRSPSLRCNSEPAAGPRRRTLCLVNHPIFRPGTEVVFTVTLDVPNGAELGGALEVVANASSDNGMSGGREQRAEIPVKYGVFLVLTSAPDSTKYVNVSTRAGAPASAPVAHRYEVKILGQRGLPVNVTFLVPTALGGTPLWEKVEVTPDQQELAQCRAVAERPEDPDAGRRLRDHALLGCPGAACRELQCRVRELEPPRALGFSLGGSLALGWVATSQQPKVVVQSSARVVYDVGRYWNTGGGAQLQVQTEVERLETPNPLPLILGGTVGGLVLLALLALVLYKVGFFKRRYKELMEGDGSPTAPLGDPQG is encoded by the exons ATGGTTTTTCGGGGCGTGGGGGGCTCCTTCGGGCACAGCGTGGCCCAGTTCGATGGCGG GGTGCTGGTGGGGGCTCCCCTGGAGCCGGGAGGGGCAGGTGAGACGGGACGGGTCTATCGGTGCCGGTTCGACACCGGGAGCTGCCAGGACGTCCTCATCGCTG CCCACCCAGAGGTAACCTCCATGTCTCTGGGCCTGTCCCTGGCGGCTCACGGATCCCAGCTCCTG GCATGCGGCCCCACGGCGCGGAGGGCCTGTGGGGTGAACATGGAGCTGCGGgggctctgcttcctcctgtctGGAAGGAAcaccctgcctcctgccctgccag GTTGCCCCATGAAGGCCTCTGACATTGTCTTCCTCGTGGACGGTTCAGGCAGCATCATGGCTCCCGACTTCGAGAGGATGAAGACTTTCATCACCCAGGTTATGAGCCGGTTTGAGAGCACTGACACCCGT TTTGCCCTCATGCAGTTCTCCAGTACGTCCACCCTCCATTTTGACTTCGCCACCTTTGCCCGGTTGTCCCTGGCGGAGCGGGTGAAGGAGGTCCTCCGcatcaggcagagcagagggaccaCCTGCACGGCCAGTGCTATCCAAACCGTGGT GAGGCAACTGTTCACCACGAGGCATGGAGCCCGGGGAGATGCTCACAGAATCCTCATTGTGGTGACGGATGGGGAGAAGTATGGGGACAACCTGGACTATGGAGACGTCATTCCTGAAGCGGTGCATGCGGGGATCATCCGCTATGCCATCGGG GTGGGCAGTGCCTTCACGGAGCCAAAAGCCGTCGAAGAGCTCCACACCATCGCCTCCAAACCCAGCAAGGACCACGTCTTCCGGGTGGACAACTTTGACGCCCTGCAGGGCATCCAGAACCAGCTGCAGGAGAAGATCTTCGCCATCGAGG gcaCCCAGTCTGCAGACAGCAGCTCCTTCCAGCTGGAGATGGCCCAGGAGGGCTTCAGCGCCCTGCTCACCCCC GAGGGGCCCGTGCTGGGAGCGGTGGGCGCCTACGACTGGTCTGGAGGGGTCTTTGTCTACGGCAGGAGCGGGGAGACCACCTTCGTCAACGTGTCCCGGGCTGCCAGGGACATGAACGACGCCTACTTGG GCTACGCGGCCGAGTCCCTGTCCCTGGagggcagccgggcactggcgcTGGGGGCCCCCCGCTACCGCCACGtcggccgcctcctcctcttccgCCTCCGCGGCCCCCGGGCTGCCTGGGAGCTCCTGGCCGATGCCACGGGGACGCAG GTGGGCTCCTACTTCGGGGCGTCCCTGTGCGCCCTGGACGCCGACGGGGACGGCTCGGCCGAGGTGGTGCTGGTGGGGGCCCCCATGTTCtacggggctggcagcgggggccgcgTGGCCGTCTGCACCCTGAGGCCGAAG GGCGGCCGGCTGCCGTGCCAGCAGGCGCTGCAGGGACAGCCCGGCCACCCCTTGGGCCGCTTTGGGGCCAGCCTGGCTCGCCTGGGCGACGTGGATGGGGACCGGTGGCCCGACGTGGCCGTGGGGGCCCCGCTGGAGGACGAGGAGCGGGGGGCCGTCTACATCTTCCGCGGAAAGCGGGGCGGCGTTGCCTCCCAGTACAGCCAG CGCATCTCGGGTGCCCGGTTCTCCAGCGGGCCACGCTATTTCGGCCAGGCCATCAGCGGTGGCCAGGACCTGACGGGGGACAGGCTGCCGGACGTGGCCGTGGGCGCCCAGGGACAGGTCCTGCTGCTCAG GTCCCAGCCGCTGCTGAAGGTCCGCGTGACGGTGGCTTTCCAGCCCCGGGAGATCCCTGCGGCCGCCTTTGACTGTCAGGAGGAGGAAGCGCTCAAGGGGGAAGTGGCCAAGGCCAAGATCTGCTTCCTCAGCACCAAGAAAACCCCCGATAACTTCG GCGGACAACTTTCCACCACCCTCCGCTACCAGGCGGCCCTGGACCCCGGCCGGGCAATGGTGCGGGCTGTCTTTGCCGGCAGCGCCGCCGTCCGCAACGGGACCCTCCAGCTGGGCGTGGGGCAGAGGTGCGAGACCTTCGCCATCGCCTTCACG GGGTGCCCACGGGACACGCTGGCCCCCCTGGTGCTGCGCCTCACCTACGATGCCGCGGGGGACCCCATCGCGGTGGCCGGGGGCCTGCGGCCAGCCTTGAGCGAGGACTCGGAGATGGTGGCCGTGGGCACG CTGCCCTTCGAGAAGAACTGCGGCGCCGACAACATCTGCGTCGACGACCTCCAGGTCTCCTTCAACTTCTCGGG GCTGGAAACCGTCGTGGTGGGGGTGACCGACGTGGTGGACATCACCGTCACCCTCCGCAACCGCGGGGAGGACTCGTACGGGGCCACCGTCCAGCTGCATCACGCCGAGGCCCTCTCCTACCGCAAGGCCGTGGTGCTCCAG TCCTCCAGGAGGTCCCCGTCCCTGCGCTGCAACTcggagccggcagcggggccgcggcgcagGACCCTCTGCCTCGTCAACCACCCCATCTTCCGCCCCGGCACCGAG GTGGTGTTCACCGTCACCCTGGACGTACCGAACGGCGCGGAGCTGGGGGGCGCGTTGGAGGTGGTGGCCAACGCCAGCAG CGACAACGGGATGTCGGGCGGCCGGGAGCAGCGCGCCGAGATCCCGGTGAAGTACGGCGTCTTCCTCGTCCTCACCAG CGCCCCGGACTCCACCAAGTACGTCAACGTCTCGACCCGCGCAGGGGCCCCCGCCAGCGCCCCCGTCGCCCACCGCTACGAG gTGAAGATCTTGGGCCAGCGGGGCCTCCCCGTCAACGTCACCTTCCTGGTCCCCACGGCCCTGGGGGGGACCCCGCTGTGGGAGAAGGTGGAGGTGACCCCCGACCAG CAGGAGCTGGCGCAGTGCCGGGCGGTGGCCGAGCGCCCGGAGGACCCCGACGCCGGCCGGCGGCTGCGCGACCACGCTCTGCTG ggctgccccggggccgcctgccgGGAGCTGCAGTGCCGCGTCCGGGAGCTGGAGCCGCCCCGGGCCCTGGGCTTCAGCCTCGGGGGGAGCCTGGCCCTGGGCTGGGTGGCAACG agccagcagcccaAGGTGGTGGTGCAGAGCTCGGCCCGGGTCGTCTACGATGTGGGGCGCTACTggaacacgggggggggggcccagctcCAG GTGCAGACGGAGGTGGAGCGCCTGGAGACCCCCAACCCGCTGCCCCTCATCCTGGGGGGCACCGTGGGGGGGCtcgtgctgctggccctgctggctCTGGTGCTCTACAAG gtggGCTTCTTCAAGCGCCGCTACAAGGAGCTGATGGAGGGCGACGGGAGCCCCACGGCCCCCCTGGGCGACCCCCAGGGCTGA